One segment of Bacteroidota bacterium DNA contains the following:
- the recQ gene encoding DNA helicase RecQ translates to MTPLELLKKYFGYDSFRPLQKEIVEMVMAKKDVVTLMPTGSGKSVCFQIPAMAMEGTCLVVSPLIALMKDQVEGLKANGVKAAFLNSSLSENQEEEVIQKCLKGEIKLLYLSPEKTVSALNSFLSQLNLSLIAIDEAHCVSQWGHDFRPEYTRLKSLREKFPEVPIIALTATADKVTRKDIITQLALNNPDVFISSFDRPNLSLEVRAGVADKDKVKQIIDFINKKPGESGIIYCLSRNGTEKLSAQLNSSGISCAHYHAGMSSTERSRVQENFINDETPVICATIAFGMGIDKSNVRWVIHFNLPKNIEGYYQEIGRAGRDGLKSETVLYYSLKDIIMLNKFAMESGQSKLNMEKLKRMQQFSEAGICRRKILLNYFGETVSKDCGNCDVCHNPPQYIDGTILAQKALSAITRMGGSTGTTMLINVLRGSHNYEVIEKGYDKIKTYGAGKDLGYDAWYQYVLQLLQLGIIEMAYNENFSLKITPFGKMVLEGKTKINMVNFKPKEKVIKKAKIAKAQLSKENPNKENNLFEEFRQLRKQIAVSANLPPYIIFHDKTLHEMVSQLPCTKEEMIAIPGISEIKFEKYGKEFLNYINKKKQV, encoded by the coding sequence ATGACTCCTTTAGAATTACTTAAAAAATATTTTGGTTATGATAGTTTCCGCCCTTTGCAAAAGGAGATTGTGGAAATGGTAATGGCTAAAAAGGATGTGGTTACTCTTATGCCAACAGGAAGTGGAAAATCGGTATGTTTTCAGATTCCAGCTATGGCAATGGAGGGAACCTGTTTGGTAGTTTCTCCTCTTATTGCATTGATGAAGGATCAGGTTGAAGGCCTGAAAGCAAACGGGGTAAAGGCTGCTTTTTTAAATAGCAGTTTGTCTGAAAATCAGGAAGAAGAAGTGATACAGAAGTGCTTAAAAGGAGAAATCAAGCTGCTTTACCTTTCACCCGAAAAAACAGTATCAGCTTTGAATTCTTTTCTTAGTCAGTTAAATTTATCCTTGATTGCTATTGATGAAGCTCATTGCGTTTCACAATGGGGGCATGATTTCCGACCAGAATATACAAGGTTAAAAAGCCTAAGGGAGAAGTTTCCTGAAGTTCCCATTATTGCTCTTACTGCTACTGCTGATAAAGTTACACGAAAGGATATTATTACCCAACTCGCCTTGAATAATCCTGATGTTTTCATCTCCTCTTTCGATCGGCCGAATTTGAGCCTTGAGGTAAGGGCAGGAGTAGCTGATAAGGATAAGGTAAAACAGATAATTGACTTTATAAATAAAAAACCTGGGGAATCGGGGATAATCTATTGTCTTTCCCGAAATGGAACGGAGAAACTTTCTGCTCAGTTAAATAGCTCTGGTATTTCCTGTGCGCATTACCATGCAGGTATGAGTAGTACCGAAAGATCACGGGTTCAGGAAAATTTTATTAACGATGAAACTCCTGTAATTTGTGCCACCATTGCCTTTGGTATGGGCATAGATAAGTCTAATGTTAGGTGGGTTATCCATTTTAACCTTCCCAAAAACATTGAAGGGTATTATCAGGAAATCGGAAGGGCCGGCCGCGATGGGCTAAAAAGCGAGACTGTTCTATATTACAGCCTAAAGGATATTATTATGCTGAATAAATTTGCCATGGAAAGCGGGCAGTCAAAATTAAACATGGAAAAGCTTAAACGCATGCAGCAATTCTCAGAAGCGGGAATTTGCCGCAGAAAAATACTGCTTAATTATTTTGGTGAAACTGTTTCAAAGGATTGTGGAAATTGCGATGTTTGCCACAACCCTCCCCAATATATTGATGGAACCATACTAGCGCAAAAAGCGCTTTCAGCTATTACTAGAATGGGAGGAAGTACTGGAACAACAATGTTGATTAATGTTTTAAGAGGTTCGCATAATTATGAGGTAATTGAAAAAGGCTATGATAAAATAAAAACTTATGGAGCAGGAAAAGATCTTGGTTATGATGCCTGGTATCAATATGTTTTGCAACTTCTTCAGCTTGGAATTATCGAAATGGCATACAACGAAAATTTTTCCTTGAAAATTACCCCTTTTGGCAAAATGGTTTTAGAGGGAAAAACAAAAATCAATATGGTGAATTTTAAACCAAAAGAAAAGGTAATAAAAAAAGCAAAAATAGCTAAAGCTCAATTATCAAAAGAAAACCCAAACAAGGAGAATAATTTATTTGAAGAGTTTAGACAATTACGTAAGCAAATTGCGGTAAGCGCAAATCTTCCTCCTTATATTATTTTTCATGATAAAACATTGCATGAAATGGTTTCCCAATTGCCTTGTACAAAAGAGGAAATGATAGCTATACCTGGAATCTCAGAAATTAAATTTGAAAAATATGGTAAAGAGTTTCTTAACTACATTAATAAAAAAAAACAAGTCTAA
- a CDS encoding isoleucine--tRNA ligase: MSKKFKEYKKLDLPAIADEVLATWKREHTFEKSVTNREGANNFVFYEGPPSANGLPGIHHVMARSIKDIFCRYKTLKGFQVKRKAGWDTHGLPIELGVEKSLGITKEDIGKKISIEDYNNACRKDVMKYTGIWNDLTEKMGYWVDMENPYVTYENSYIESVWNLLSKIFEKGMLYKGYTIQPYSPAAGTGLSSHEINQPGCYRNIKDTTVVAQFKAIRNQNSEFLFEKSESAPYLIAWTTTPWTLPSNTALAVGSNIDYVLVKTFNQYTFEPIYVILAKNLLGKHFPEKNSELELKDYKPGDKNIPYKIIDQFKGSALEGIRYEQLMPYAQPADGDSFRIIIGDFVTTEDGTGIVHIAPSFGSDDFRVAAKNKIGSLTLVDTQGKFKPEVTDYAGEYVKEQYIEPEKFTTEYKPVDVKIAIKLKEENKAFKVEKYEHSYPHCWRTDKPILYYPLDSWFIKTTAVKDRLIELNKTINWKPSSTGTGRFGNWLENLMDWNLSRSRYWGIPIPIWTTEGKSEQICIGSAEQLKTEIDKSIAAGFMVNNPLKDFKPGDFSKENYTKFDLHRPYVDDIILVSASGIKMHRETDLIDVWFDSGAMPYAQLHYPFENKDSLPDNFPADFIAEGVDQTRGWFFTLHAISTMVFDSVAFKNVISNGLVLDKNGQKMSKRLGNAADPFETLSKYGADATRWYMITNSQPWDNLKFDVEGIIEVQRKFFGTLYNTYNFFALYANIDGFNYKEDEIPIKDRPEIDRWILSVLNTLIKEVDQALDDYESTKAGRAIQEFVDEHLSNWYVRLCRRRFWKGEYTEDKIAAYQTLYTCLEVVAKLGSVIAPFFMDKLFSDLNQITKREKADSVHLGDFPVCNSSIIDKELEERMEIAQKISSMVLSLRKKQNIRVRQPLGRIMVPISDSHFKTLLEKVKDLILSEVNVKQMEFLTDTQGVLSKKIKPNFKSIGPKYGKQMKAIAQAVAEFDQNDISLIEKNRSYKFDLNGETISLDYADFEIISEDIPGWLVASDGKLTVALDININQQLKEEGLAREIINRIQNLRKEKGLEVTDKIGLKIKAEKSINSAINNNLNYICTETLASTLEIVNELDPTTSQEVEVDEEVKTLISIIKLN, encoded by the coding sequence ATGAGTAAAAAATTTAAAGAATATAAAAAATTAGATTTACCTGCCATTGCCGATGAGGTACTGGCTACCTGGAAAAGGGAGCATACCTTTGAAAAGAGTGTCACTAATCGTGAAGGGGCTAACAATTTCGTCTTTTACGAGGGGCCTCCTTCTGCAAATGGCCTTCCTGGGATTCACCATGTAATGGCCCGGTCAATCAAAGATATTTTTTGCCGATATAAAACACTAAAAGGCTTTCAGGTAAAACGTAAGGCTGGATGGGACACACATGGGTTGCCAATTGAACTTGGGGTTGAAAAATCGCTCGGAATTACAAAGGAAGACATCGGAAAAAAAATTTCCATTGAAGATTACAACAATGCCTGCCGTAAAGATGTAATGAAATACACTGGTATTTGGAATGATCTAACTGAAAAAATGGGCTATTGGGTGGATATGGAAAACCCCTATGTTACCTATGAGAACAGCTATATAGAAAGTGTATGGAATTTATTAAGCAAGATCTTCGAAAAAGGAATGCTTTATAAAGGATATACTATTCAGCCTTATTCCCCTGCAGCAGGTACTGGTTTGAGTAGTCATGAAATAAATCAGCCGGGATGTTACAGGAATATTAAAGACACAACCGTTGTTGCCCAGTTTAAGGCCATAAGAAACCAAAACTCTGAATTTCTTTTTGAAAAATCAGAATCAGCGCCTTACTTAATTGCATGGACAACTACCCCCTGGACTTTGCCCTCCAATACTGCATTGGCCGTTGGAAGCAATATAGACTATGTATTGGTAAAAACTTTTAATCAGTACACTTTTGAGCCTATTTATGTTATCCTGGCAAAAAATCTTTTGGGAAAACATTTTCCTGAAAAAAATTCTGAATTGGAACTTAAGGATTACAAGCCCGGAGATAAAAATATTCCTTATAAAATCATCGATCAATTCAAAGGCTCTGCTTTAGAGGGCATAAGATACGAACAACTAATGCCCTATGCCCAGCCTGCTGATGGTGATTCTTTCAGGATAATTATCGGAGATTTTGTTACAACAGAAGATGGAACAGGAATAGTGCATATTGCACCAAGTTTTGGTTCTGATGATTTCAGGGTGGCAGCCAAAAATAAAATTGGTTCTCTTACTTTGGTAGATACTCAGGGAAAATTCAAACCTGAAGTAACAGATTATGCAGGAGAATATGTGAAGGAACAATATATTGAACCTGAAAAATTCACTACGGAATACAAGCCCGTTGATGTTAAGATTGCCATTAAATTAAAGGAAGAAAACAAAGCGTTTAAAGTAGAAAAGTATGAACACAGTTATCCGCATTGCTGGAGAACCGATAAACCAATTCTCTACTATCCGCTTGATTCCTGGTTTATAAAAACTACTGCTGTAAAGGACAGGTTAATTGAATTGAATAAAACCATTAACTGGAAACCCTCATCAACAGGTACTGGTCGTTTTGGAAATTGGTTGGAAAACCTCATGGATTGGAATCTTTCGCGTTCCAGGTATTGGGGTATTCCTATTCCAATATGGACTACTGAGGGAAAATCAGAACAAATATGCATAGGCTCAGCAGAGCAGTTAAAAACTGAAATAGATAAATCAATTGCTGCTGGTTTTATGGTGAATAACCCTTTAAAGGATTTTAAACCAGGTGATTTTAGTAAAGAAAATTACACTAAGTTTGATTTGCACCGTCCTTATGTTGACGATATAATACTTGTTTCTGCTTCTGGAATTAAAATGCATAGGGAAACAGATCTTATTGATGTGTGGTTTGATTCAGGAGCAATGCCTTATGCCCAACTGCATTACCCTTTTGAAAACAAGGATTCCCTACCAGATAATTTTCCTGCAGATTTTATAGCAGAAGGTGTTGATCAAACAAGAGGTTGGTTCTTTACCCTGCATGCCATTTCCACGATGGTATTCGATTCTGTTGCATTTAAAAATGTTATTTCCAATGGTTTGGTTTTGGATAAGAACGGGCAAAAGATGTCAAAGCGCCTGGGTAATGCTGCTGATCCATTTGAAACACTTTCAAAGTACGGAGCAGATGCTACACGATGGTATATGATTACCAATTCACAACCATGGGATAATTTAAAATTTGATGTTGAAGGTATAATAGAAGTACAAAGAAAATTTTTCGGAACCTTATATAATACCTATAATTTTTTTGCTTTATATGCTAATATCGATGGTTTTAACTATAAGGAAGATGAAATTCCAATAAAAGACAGGCCTGAAATTGATCGATGGATATTATCCGTATTAAATACACTTATCAAAGAAGTAGATCAAGCCCTTGATGATTATGAATCAACAAAAGCGGGTAGAGCAATTCAGGAGTTTGTTGATGAACATTTAAGCAATTGGTATGTTCGGCTTTGTCGCAGAAGATTTTGGAAGGGGGAATATACAGAGGATAAAATTGCTGCCTACCAAACCCTGTACACCTGTCTTGAAGTAGTGGCCAAATTAGGTTCTGTTATTGCCCCATTTTTTATGGATAAATTGTTTAGCGATCTTAACCAAATAACCAAAAGAGAAAAAGCAGATTCTGTTCACCTAGGTGATTTTCCTGTTTGCAATTCTTCAATAATCGATAAGGAGTTGGAAGAAAGAATGGAGATAGCCCAAAAGATTTCCTCTATGGTTCTATCGCTTCGAAAAAAGCAAAATATTAGGGTTAGACAACCGCTGGGAAGAATTATGGTTCCAATATCTGATTCGCATTTTAAAACACTTCTTGAAAAAGTAAAAGACCTGATATTATCAGAAGTAAATGTAAAGCAAATGGAGTTTTTAACTGATACACAGGGCGTATTGTCAAAAAAAATAAAGCCAAATTTCAAATCTATTGGCCCAAAATATGGCAAGCAAATGAAAGCAATTGCTCAGGCTGTTGCCGAATTTGATCAGAATGATATTTCTTTAATTGAAAAAAACAGATCCTATAAATTTGATTTAAATGGGGAGACAATTTCCCTTGATTATGCTGATTTTGAAATAATTTCCGAAGACATACCAGGATGGTTGGTGGCAAGTGATGGAAAATTAACTGTGGCACTAGATATTAATATTAATCAACAATTAAAGGAAGAGGGACTTGCAAGGGAAATAATTAACCGAATTCAAAACCTTAGAAAAGAGAAGGGTTTAGAGGTTACAGACAAAATTGGATTAAAAATAAAGGCAGAGAAATCAATTAATTCCGCTATAAATAATAATTTAAATTATATTTGCACTGAAACCTTGGCATCAACATTGGAGATTGTCAATGAGTTAGACCCTACCACGAGCCAAGAGGTTGAAGTGGATGAGGAGGTAAAAACCTTGATTTCTATAATCAAGTTAAATTAA
- a CDS encoding T9SS type A sorting domain-containing protein encodes MRIKNTKIYTVTADGWGDIITPEGTFPSIRYYEAALNVDSTWGKIFGSWILLNNTSDSSHTYNWWTNDSNIGVPLLTLVYDKTLGETTSIQWYSSTPPCLNPDLASNDLTFSAFTESSLTLNWANGNGGDRIVLAQENTSIDDIPENANNYSASSVYGTPGTELGNSFVVYNGNGNTVSVTGLNATTTYHFAIYEYSCTPEKYLTMALSGSETTTTPVGVNNLSSKENQILVYPNPVSQGQSIMFSNQTNVRVINSKGEEIMKAKNITKIDTSTMASGFYIILTENNQSIKVVVE; translated from the coding sequence GTGAGAATTAAAAACACAAAAATTTATACCGTTACAGCAGATGGATGGGGAGATATTATAACACCTGAAGGCACTTTTCCTTCTATCCGTTATTATGAAGCAGCATTAAACGTTGATTCAACATGGGGCAAAATTTTTGGATCCTGGATCTTATTAAACAATACTTCGGATTCTTCTCACACTTATAACTGGTGGACAAATGATTCTAATATTGGAGTTCCTTTACTCACACTGGTTTATGATAAAACATTAGGGGAAACAACTTCTATTCAGTGGTATTCCTCAACTCCTCCATGTCTTAATCCTGATTTGGCTTCAAACGATCTTACGTTTTCTGCATTCACTGAGTCCTCTCTTACTTTAAACTGGGCCAATGGAAATGGTGGTGACAGAATCGTTCTTGCCCAAGAAAACACAAGCATTGATGATATTCCGGAGAACGCAAACAATTACAGCGCCAGCTCAGTATATGGCACCCCTGGCACAGAATTAGGCAATAGCTTTGTTGTTTATAATGGCAATGGAAATACGGTTAGTGTTACTGGACTAAATGCTACCACTACCTATCACTTTGCAATTTATGAATACAGTTGTACTCCTGAAAAATATTTAACAATGGCACTTTCAGGAAGTGAAACTACAACAACTCCAGTTGGGGTGAATAACTTGAGCTCAAAAGAAAATCAGATTTTAGTTTATCCAAACCCTGTTTCACAAGGACAATCCATTATGTTTAGTAATCAAACAAATGTTCGGGTAATTAATAGCAAGGGTGAGGAGATAATGAAGGCAAAAAATATAACTAAAATAGATACCTCTACAATGGCTTCTGGCTTTTATATCATTCTAACTGAAAACAATCAAAGTATAAAAGTGGTTGTAGAATAA
- a CDS encoding RidA family protein, with amino-acid sequence MSTEERINSSKAPEPVGLYPHARRVGNLLFLSGVGPRERGAKKIPGVDLNEMGEIVSYDIEAQCHSVFKNIRYILEDAGSSWDKIVDVTVFLTNMKDDFKTYNRIYAEYFKDNQPCRTTLEINCLPTPIAIELKVIATI; translated from the coding sequence ATGTCAACAGAAGAAAGAATAAATTCATCAAAAGCTCCAGAACCAGTAGGTTTATATCCTCATGCCCGCAGGGTAGGAAATTTGCTTTTTCTATCAGGGGTAGGCCCAAGGGAAAGAGGCGCAAAAAAAATTCCAGGTGTTGATTTGAATGAAATGGGAGAAATTGTTTCTTATGATATTGAGGCACAATGCCATTCTGTCTTTAAAAATATCAGGTATATCCTGGAAGATGCAGGATCAAGTTGGGATAAAATTGTGGATGTAACGGTTTTTTTAACCAATATGAAAGATGATTTTAAAACCTACAACCGCATTTATGCAGAATATTTCAAGGACAATCAACCCTGTAGAACAACATTGGAAATTAATTGCCTTCCTACTCCCATTGCAATTGAGCTTAAGGTAATTGCTACAATTTAA
- a CDS encoding lmo0937 family membrane protein yields the protein MEIKAGNNDGRSLLWVIIVVILILWLLGFLVGNVGSLIHLLLVVALILIILTLLGVI from the coding sequence ATGGAAATTAAGGCTGGAAATAATGATGGCAGAAGTCTACTTTGGGTTATTATTGTTGTAATATTAATTTTATGGTTGCTTGGTTTTCTTGTAGGAAATGTGGGTTCATTGATTCACCTTTTACTTGTAGTTGCTTTAATCCTAATTATACTTACGCTTTTAGGGGTAATATAA
- a CDS encoding site-specific integrase: MQKLVLQHLIHNNKQQIALIFEKDAELIAAAKYIGATWSESKKCWYIQNSSENLKKIFSVFKGKALIDSTLFFRKPQNKTQTASQKAKPIELAELSEEKKQKIEKFILWMRSKRYSESTINTYSGALGTFLRYFADKEIKDIDNEDLVHFDNHYILANNYSASYQNQFVNGIKLFFRKIAGSVIDIKIIHRPKRAKQLPNVLSKEEVKAILNSPKNIKHKAMLSLIYSCGLRSGEALRLKPGNVDSKRNILIIKNSKGKKDRIVPLSEKIIVLLREYYIIFKPQIYLFEGAKAGAMYDERSLQQVLKKSLIKAGIKKPVTLHWLRHSYATHLLENGTNLRYIQEILGHSHSKTTEIYTHVSTKSIQKIISPFDYL, translated from the coding sequence ATGCAAAAATTGGTTTTACAACATTTGATCCATAACAATAAGCAGCAAATAGCATTAATATTTGAAAAAGATGCAGAACTGATAGCAGCGGCAAAATATATAGGAGCTACATGGAGCGAAAGCAAAAAATGCTGGTATATCCAAAACAGTTCCGAAAACCTTAAAAAAATTTTCAGTGTTTTCAAAGGTAAAGCATTAATAGACTCCACATTGTTTTTCAGAAAGCCCCAAAACAAAACACAGACAGCATCACAAAAAGCAAAGCCAATAGAACTGGCCGAATTGTCGGAAGAGAAAAAGCAAAAAATTGAAAAGTTTATTTTATGGATGCGCTCAAAGAGATACAGCGAAAGCACCATAAATACCTATTCGGGGGCATTAGGTACTTTTTTAAGATATTTTGCAGACAAAGAAATAAAAGATATTGATAATGAAGACCTGGTGCATTTTGACAACCATTATATACTGGCAAATAATTATTCTGCTTCTTACCAGAACCAGTTTGTAAATGGAATAAAACTATTTTTCAGGAAAATAGCCGGCTCAGTAATTGATATAAAAATAATACACAGGCCCAAACGGGCAAAACAATTACCCAATGTATTAAGTAAGGAAGAGGTGAAAGCAATATTAAATTCTCCAAAAAACATTAAGCATAAAGCCATGCTGAGCCTAATATATTCCTGTGGTTTGAGAAGTGGAGAGGCCTTGCGGTTAAAACCCGGGAATGTGGATTCTAAAAGGAATATTTTAATTATAAAAAACTCAAAGGGTAAAAAAGACAGGATTGTACCATTAAGTGAAAAAATAATAGTGCTATTGCGGGAATATTACATAATTTTTAAACCACAAATATATTTATTTGAAGGTGCAAAAGCAGGAGCGATGTATGATGAAAGAAGTTTGCAGCAAGTATTAAAAAAGAGTCTAATAAAAGCAGGAATCAAAAAACCTGTTACATTGCATTGGTTGCGTCATAGTTATGCAACACATTTGTTGGAAAATGGAACTAATTTGCGGTACATACAAGAAATATTGGGTCACAGCCACAGCAAAACAACCGAGATTTATACCCATGTTAGTACAAAAAGCATACAAAAAATAATTTCACCATTTGATTATTTATGA
- a CDS encoding tetratricopeptide repeat protein, with product MNFKNLLIVIVLFFCSFSINAQDFKSLFKKANKEYKNANYKNADLLLTDALAINPDNYNALLLHGKTLYSLEKFSQAASKYAAAIKIEPKDREIQIVLIECYILSEDFEKAEKTAFIYLENSNNNLQATKNRNLQVLKYRTLALIHLKDFPSALEDCKKALQIDKSDYYVMFLKAVATDSIKDYEGARLIYEKAIVLLDESKGTPKPIHQPYFFNLGVVYCHLGLYDLSLASFKRAIKVDPEDKSYPKDYILYASRSKTFLSKKEYSDAISDLNKSIAANNQYSEAFEMRAKVYHQTSQFLSAISDYTKALFFTEKFEYYKGRGECYYELGQYENALKDYKSAALIHPGDAELKLAIETVSKQQYESTRESIPPFIKLTWPLVDSQGFINLSLEQQETILLGEIKDQSLIKTIKVNGEHAVYTKSQLNPEFSFTLKNKSTSVLEIVVRDVYDNENKVNYKVGKVLSDAKLRFDFSGKIIGEGEKLEPLANLTIFLLNKKGEKVAETKTDLFGNFVFLALPYDKSEFVLMPDTLDTHLHKFERIIIADKNDIPVLIAENMKDLKAFKFDVMPYNPTMLSLMSVDDVPLNINIKGKLVNGDDYKTPLADYTIHLINEKGEIVDTKKTDAFGAFLFSRISKSSNYSVKLDIVDAGKLDFSKVVLTDEKGTVIQEIGKNHFGEFSYKILPADQFYLSSITEEDPWMRVRNLGKKKKELAITENIYYESGKWSILPEAQIVLEKVISVLKENPKVTITVESHTDSQASDDFNLELSNKRANAVAEHLIKAGVDKMRITGKGYGETQLTNRCANEVDCSSIEHGQNRRTVFQLIYKE from the coding sequence ATGAATTTTAAAAATTTACTGATTGTAATTGTTTTGTTTTTTTGCTCTTTTAGCATTAATGCACAAGATTTTAAATCCTTATTTAAAAAAGCGAATAAGGAATATAAGAATGCCAATTATAAAAATGCCGATTTGCTTCTTACAGACGCTCTTGCAATCAATCCGGATAATTACAACGCTCTTTTGTTACATGGAAAAACATTATACAGTCTGGAGAAATTTTCTCAGGCTGCTTCAAAATATGCTGCTGCTATTAAAATAGAGCCTAAAGATCGTGAAATCCAAATTGTTCTTATAGAATGTTATATCTTATCAGAAGATTTTGAAAAAGCGGAAAAGACAGCGTTCATTTATCTTGAAAACAGCAACAATAATTTACAGGCTACAAAAAACAGGAATTTACAGGTTTTAAAATATAGAACTCTTGCCCTGATTCATTTGAAAGATTTTCCTTCGGCCCTGGAGGATTGCAAAAAGGCATTACAAATTGATAAAAGTGATTATTATGTTATGTTTTTAAAAGCAGTTGCAACGGACAGTATAAAGGATTATGAGGGTGCAAGGTTAATTTATGAAAAAGCAATTGTTCTTTTGGATGAATCAAAAGGAACACCAAAGCCTATACACCAGCCTTATTTTTTCAATTTAGGTGTTGTTTACTGTCATCTGGGTCTTTATGACTTATCTCTTGCTAGCTTTAAAAGAGCTATTAAGGTTGATCCTGAAGATAAATCGTACCCAAAAGATTATATTTTGTATGCTTCAAGATCAAAAACCTTTTTGAGCAAAAAAGAGTATTCTGATGCAATAAGCGATCTGAATAAGTCCATTGCTGCGAATAATCAATACAGTGAAGCATTTGAAATGAGGGCAAAAGTATATCATCAGACTAGCCAGTTCTTGAGTGCCATTAGCGATTATACCAAAGCTCTTTTTTTTACTGAAAAGTTTGAATATTACAAAGGCCGAGGCGAATGTTATTATGAACTGGGTCAATATGAAAATGCATTAAAAGATTATAAATCTGCAGCCCTTATTCATCCTGGTGATGCTGAACTTAAGCTTGCTATTGAAACTGTTTCAAAACAACAATATGAATCCACACGAGAATCTATTCCTCCTTTTATTAAATTAACCTGGCCTTTGGTAGATTCACAAGGTTTTATTAATCTTTCTTTGGAGCAGCAGGAAACCATTTTATTGGGTGAGATAAAGGACCAGAGTTTAATAAAAACAATTAAAGTAAACGGTGAGCATGCAGTATATACTAAAAGTCAGCTAAATCCTGAGTTTTCTTTTACACTTAAAAACAAGTCCACCAGTGTACTTGAAATAGTTGTAAGAGATGTTTATGACAATGAAAACAAAGTGAATTATAAAGTAGGCAAAGTACTTTCTGATGCAAAACTGAGATTTGATTTTTCAGGAAAAATAATCGGTGAAGGTGAAAAGCTTGAACCGCTTGCTAATCTTACTATTTTCCTTTTAAATAAGAAAGGAGAAAAAGTTGCAGAAACAAAAACTGACCTTTTTGGTAATTTCGTTTTTTTGGCACTTCCTTATGATAAATCTGAATTTGTTCTAATGCCTGATACACTTGACACGCATCTTCATAAATTTGAAAGAATTATTATTGCAGATAAAAACGATATTCCTGTACTTATTGCTGAAAACATGAAGGACTTAAAGGCATTTAAATTTGATGTTATGCCCTATAATCCCACCATGCTTTCTCTTATGAGTGTAGATGATGTTCCTTTAAATATCAACATTAAAGGAAAATTAGTAAATGGCGATGATTATAAAACACCTCTTGCTGATTATACCATTCATCTTATTAATGAAAAAGGAGAAATTGTAGACACGAAAAAAACGGATGCTTTTGGAGCTTTTCTTTTCTCACGAATTTCCAAATCAAGTAATTATTCTGTGAAACTAGATATTGTGGATGCTGGAAAACTGGACTTTTCAAAAGTTGTATTAACAGATGAGAAAGGAACAGTTATTCAGGAAATTGGAAAGAATCACTTCGGAGAATTTTCTTATAAAATCCTTCCTGCCGATCAATTTTACCTCTCATCCATAACAGAGGAAGACCCATGGATGCGCGTGCGTAATTTGGGTAAAAAGAAAAAGGAACTTGCCATTACTGAAAATATTTATTACGAATCAGGAAAGTGGAGTATTCTTCCAGAGGCCCAAATAGTTCTTGAAAAAGTCATTAGTGTATTGAAAGAAAATCCTAAAGTAACTATCACAGTTGAATCTCACACTGATTCACAAGCCAGCGATGATTTTAATTTAGAACTTTCGAACAAAAGAGCAAATGCTGTAGCTGAACATTTAATAAAGGCAGGAGTTGATAAAATGAGGATTACAGGTAAAGGATATGGAGAAACCCAACTTACAAACCGCTGTGCTAACGAAGTAGATTGCTCATCAATCGAACATGGGCAGAACAGAAGAACTGTTTTTCAGCTTATATACAAAGAATAG